In a genomic window of Heterodontus francisci isolate sHetFra1 chromosome 21, sHetFra1.hap1, whole genome shotgun sequence:
- the LOC137381030 gene encoding probable G-protein coupled receptor 139 — protein sequence MFFPFLTVNLLTIGILSRGKCGLSKCVTRYLVAMSAADLLVIILDLILRHISIVYWEQFLFLWSIPVCNIHAILLYTVTDCSVWFTVTFTFDRFVAICCQKLKSKYCSKTTSAVVVGTVTVLSCLKNIFWYFMLTGWYGLWNFPWFCDVTMGVLESRVWGTIEFLHNILTPAIPFVLILLLNALTVRHILVSSRGRRRLRAHSSGESRRDPEMESRRKSIILLLVISGNFILLWALLMMYSMWRRMLNLGYESVYLPDFLLELGFMLQLLSCCTNTAIYAVTQTQFRELVKNVLKYPFTQLLNSINDQRGGGCYHGDRAGAGPVTMETERKRGLSPR from the coding sequence ATGTTTttccccttcctcacagttaacttgctgacgattgggatcctgtctcggggaaagtgcggtctctccaaatgtgtcactcgctacctggtggccatgtcagcggcggatctactggtcataatcctggacctgatattgagacacatttctattgtttattgggaacagtttctgttcctgtggtccatccccgtgtgtaatatccacgccatcctgctttacacagtcacagactgttctgtctggttcaccgtcactttcacctttgatcgatttgtggccatttgttgccagaagctgaaaagtaaatattgcagtaagacaacgtcggctgtggttgtgggaacagtgactgtgctgagctgtttaaagaacatcttctggtattttatgctcACAGGTTGGTATGGGCTGTGGAACttcccctggttttgtgatgtaacaatgggtGTTCTGGAAtcacgtgtctggggaacaatcgagttcctccacaacattctaaccccagcgatcccatttgtgctgattctgctgctcaacgctctcactgtcaggcacattttagtgagcagcagaggacgcaggagactccgggctcacagcagtggggagagtcgcagagacccagagatggagagtcgaaggaaatctatcattttactgttagttatctcggggaatttcatcctgttgtgggccctgttaatgatgTATTCGATGTGGAGGCGGATGTTGAACTTGGGATATGAATCTGTTTATCTCCCTGATTTTCTgctggaattgggcttcatgctgcagctcctgagttgctgcacaaacactgcaatttacgccgtgacccagactcagttcagagaactggtgaagaatgtgttgaaatatCCCTTTACACAATTGTTAAATTCAATCAATGATCAGAGGGGGGGGGGCtgttaccatggagacagagcgggggcggggcctgttaccatggagacagagcggaagCGGGGTCTGTCACCACGGTAA